The following proteins come from a genomic window of Solwaraspora sp. WMMA2065:
- the yajC gene encoding preprotein translocase subunit YajC: MPILMIGLLFVVMYFMMIRPQQKRRREAEQMQSSISTGDEVVTIGGLYGTVSSMDDETVMLEVSPGVHERYARPAIARVVPRTDVSATTESAPADEVPTKD, translated from the coding sequence ATGCCCATCCTGATGATCGGCCTGCTCTTTGTCGTCATGTACTTCATGATGATCCGGCCGCAGCAGAAGCGGCGCCGCGAAGCCGAGCAGATGCAGTCGTCGATCAGCACCGGCGACGAGGTCGTCACCATCGGCGGCCTGTACGGCACCGTGTCCAGCATGGACGACGAGACGGTGATGCTCGAGGTCTCGCCCGGAGTGCACGAGCGCTACGCCCGACCGGCGATCGCCCGGGTGGTGCCTAGGACCGACGTCAGCGCGACGACCGAGTCCGCCCCGGCGGACGAGGTGCCGACCAAGGACTGA
- the pdxT gene encoding pyridoxal 5'-phosphate synthase glutaminase subunit PdxT, whose translation MRVGVLALQGDVREHLRALTECGATARPVRRPEELEQVDALVVPGGESTTISKLAVEFDLLEPIRKRIAAGMPVYGSCAGMIMLADEILDGRPDQLSFAGISMAVRRNAFGRQVDSFEAPVVIDGVDGPPFHAVFIRAPWVERVGEDVEVLGRVAAGAATGRIVAVRQGNLLATAFHPELTGDGRVHRLFVEMAVAAG comes from the coding sequence GTGCGGGTCGGCGTACTGGCGCTGCAGGGCGACGTCCGCGAGCACCTGCGGGCGCTGACCGAATGCGGTGCCACCGCCCGCCCGGTCCGTCGCCCCGAGGAGCTGGAGCAGGTCGACGCCTTGGTGGTGCCCGGCGGCGAGTCGACCACGATCAGCAAACTGGCGGTCGAGTTCGACCTGCTGGAGCCGATCCGCAAGCGGATCGCCGCCGGCATGCCGGTGTACGGGTCCTGCGCCGGCATGATCATGCTGGCCGACGAGATCCTCGACGGCCGGCCCGACCAGCTGTCCTTCGCCGGCATCTCGATGGCGGTGCGGCGCAACGCGTTCGGCCGGCAGGTGGATTCCTTCGAGGCGCCGGTGGTCATCGACGGTGTCGACGGCCCGCCGTTCCACGCGGTTTTCATCCGCGCGCCGTGGGTCGAACGGGTCGGCGAGGACGTCGAGGTGCTGGGCCGGGTAGCCGCCGGAGCGGCCACAGGTAGGATTGTCGCGGTTCGGCAGGGCAATCTGCTCGCCACGGCCTTCCACCCAGAGCTGACCGGCGACGGTCGGGTGCACCGACTGTTCGTGGAGATGGCCGTCGCGGCAGGCTGA
- a CDS encoding YebC/PmpR family DNA-binding transcriptional regulator, translating into MSGHSKWATTKHKKAVIDAKRGKMFAKLIKNVEVAARTGGGDPAGNPTLYDAIQKAKKSSVPNDNIDRAVKRGSGLEAGGADWQTIMYEGYGPNGVALLVECLTDNRNRAATEVRTALTRNGGSLADAGSVSYLFSRKGVVIVPKGEHSEDDVMLAVLDAGAEEVNDLGEAFEVVSEPGDLVAVRTALVDAGIDYESAESSLVPSMNVPLDEDGARRIFKLIDVLEDCDDVQNVYANFDVSDEIMAAVG; encoded by the coding sequence ATGTCCGGCCACTCCAAGTGGGCGACGACCAAGCACAAGAAGGCGGTCATCGACGCCAAACGCGGCAAGATGTTCGCCAAACTGATTAAGAACGTCGAGGTCGCCGCCCGGACCGGCGGGGGTGACCCGGCCGGCAACCCCACCCTGTACGACGCCATCCAGAAGGCGAAGAAGAGCTCCGTACCCAACGACAACATCGACCGCGCGGTCAAGCGCGGCTCCGGCCTGGAGGCCGGCGGCGCCGACTGGCAGACGATCATGTACGAGGGGTACGGGCCGAACGGTGTCGCCCTGCTCGTCGAGTGCCTGACCGACAACCGCAACCGGGCGGCGACCGAGGTGCGTACCGCGCTGACCCGTAACGGCGGTTCGCTGGCCGACGCCGGCTCGGTGTCGTACCTGTTCTCCCGCAAGGGCGTGGTGATCGTGCCCAAGGGCGAGCACTCCGAGGACGACGTCATGCTCGCGGTGCTCGACGCCGGTGCCGAGGAGGTCAACGACCTTGGCGAGGCCTTCGAGGTGGTCAGCGAGCCAGGTGACCTGGTCGCGGTGCGCACCGCGTTGGTCGACGCCGGCATCGACTACGAGTCCGCCGAGTCGTCCCTGGTGCCGAGCATGAACGTGCCGCTGGACGAGGACGGTGCCCGGCGGATCTTCAAGCTGATCGACGTCCTGGAGGACTGCGACGACGTGCAGAACGTCTACGCGAACTTCGACGTCTCCGACGAGATCATGGCCGCCGTCGGCTGA
- the pgsA gene encoding phosphatidylinositol phosphate synthase: MAKIFRVSVRAGITRVIEPVARGLLGAGISPNAVTVAGTVGVLVGAIGFGARGHLITGLVIVTLSALTDVLDGTMARLRGGSSTFGAFLDSSMDRIADGAIFGSVAYWLAVSGNRAGAVAALICLVAGGIVSYVKARAEGLGMTCNVGVAERAERLILVGVGGLLSGLGVSWGLPAALWLLAALSLVTVWQRIAHVHQQTTAAAGPRQAAQGVDA, encoded by the coding sequence ATGGCGAAGATCTTCAGAGTGTCCGTCCGCGCGGGCATCACCCGGGTGATCGAGCCGGTAGCCCGCGGACTGCTCGGCGCAGGGATCTCGCCGAACGCGGTCACGGTCGCCGGCACCGTCGGTGTGCTCGTCGGGGCGATCGGCTTCGGCGCCCGTGGCCACCTGATCACCGGTCTGGTGATCGTCACGCTGTCCGCCCTGACCGACGTGCTGGACGGCACGATGGCCCGGCTGCGCGGCGGGTCGAGCACCTTCGGCGCATTCCTCGACTCGAGCATGGACCGGATCGCCGATGGGGCGATCTTCGGCTCGGTGGCGTACTGGCTCGCGGTCAGCGGCAACCGGGCGGGTGCGGTCGCGGCGCTGATCTGCCTGGTCGCCGGTGGCATCGTGTCCTACGTGAAGGCGCGCGCCGAAGGGCTCGGGATGACCTGCAACGTCGGCGTCGCCGAACGGGCCGAGCGGCTGATCCTGGTCGGCGTCGGCGGCCTGCTCAGCGGCCTCGGTGTCAGCTGGGGGCTGCCGGCCGCGCTCTGGCTGCTCGCCGCGCTGTCGCTGGTGACGGTCTGGCAGCGGATCGCCCACGTGCACCAGCAGACCACCGCTGCGGCGGGTCCCCGGCAGGCGGCGCAGGGCGTGGACGCGTGA
- a CDS encoding phosphatidylinositol mannoside acyltransferase produces MTPVELGYAAAWRLIRTLPRPAAAALFRVGADRAHRRGAASVRRLAANLRRVVGPDLPAAEFDRLTRDAVRSYARYWMEMFRLPSLSRQQRLAGFHLAGAQMLAANVAAGRGSVVALPHAGNWDAAGAWVAANDWPLTTVAERLRPEGVYNRFVAVRQRLGMEIVPASGGPRPPFDVLIDRLAAGHVVPLLADRDLSARGVEVSFFGGRTRMPAGPALLALRTGAPLYVTTMWFEPDRAHGALDGPVPLPDPSVGPLDVRVRLLTQQIADRLAVGIARHPQDWHMMQRLWLDERPDPDPDRDRSGSSATGPG; encoded by the coding sequence GTGACCCCGGTCGAGCTGGGCTACGCGGCGGCCTGGCGGCTGATCCGGACGCTGCCCCGGCCGGCCGCCGCCGCCCTGTTCCGCGTCGGCGCCGACCGGGCGCACCGGCGCGGCGCGGCGTCGGTCCGCCGGCTCGCCGCCAACCTGCGCCGGGTGGTCGGCCCGGATCTGCCGGCGGCCGAGTTCGACCGGCTCACCCGGGACGCGGTGCGTTCGTACGCCCGGTACTGGATGGAGATGTTCCGGCTGCCGTCACTCAGTCGACAGCAGCGGCTCGCCGGTTTCCACCTGGCCGGTGCGCAGATGCTCGCCGCCAACGTGGCCGCCGGGCGCGGCTCGGTGGTGGCGTTGCCGCACGCCGGCAACTGGGACGCGGCGGGTGCCTGGGTGGCGGCCAACGACTGGCCGCTGACCACGGTCGCCGAACGACTGCGACCGGAAGGCGTATACAACCGGTTCGTCGCCGTCCGGCAACGTCTCGGCATGGAGATCGTCCCGGCCTCTGGCGGTCCCCGGCCACCGTTCGACGTCCTGATTGACCGGCTCGCCGCCGGCCACGTCGTGCCGCTGCTGGCCGACCGTGACCTGTCCGCCCGGGGCGTCGAGGTCAGTTTTTTCGGCGGCCGGACCCGGATGCCGGCCGGTCCGGCGCTGCTCGCGCTGCGTACCGGTGCCCCGCTCTACGTCACCACCATGTGGTTCGAACCGGACCGCGCACACGGCGCGTTGGACGGGCCGGTGCCGCTTCCCGACCCGTCGGTCGGCCCGCTGGACGTGCGGGTCCGCCTGCTGACCCAGCAGATCGCCGACCGGCTGGCGGTCGGTATCGCCCGCCACCCGCAGGACTGGCACATGATGCAGCGGCTGTGGCTGGACGAGCGGCCCGACCCCGACCCCGACCGGGACCGGTCGGGCAGCTCGGCCACCGGGCCGGGATGA
- the ruvA gene encoding Holliday junction branch migration protein RuvA — MIASLRGVVLAVAPDSAVIEVGGVGLAVHCAPGTLANLRPGGPARLATSLVVREDSLTLYGFADDDEKQLFELLQTASGVGPRLAQAVLSVLTPDAVRKAIANADTAALTRVPGIGKKGAERLVLELRDRVGPVPVGADGAAGVTAGAWPEQVRQALVGLGWTAGQADQAVAAVAESLDGPPPPVPVLLKQAIRLLGKSR, encoded by the coding sequence ATGATCGCGAGTCTGCGCGGGGTGGTGCTGGCGGTCGCGCCGGACAGTGCGGTGATCGAGGTCGGCGGGGTCGGTCTGGCGGTGCACTGTGCCCCGGGCACCCTGGCCAACCTGCGGCCCGGCGGCCCGGCCCGGCTGGCCACCAGCCTGGTGGTCCGGGAGGACTCGCTCACCCTGTACGGCTTCGCCGACGACGACGAGAAGCAGCTGTTCGAGCTGCTGCAGACGGCCAGCGGGGTCGGGCCCCGGCTGGCGCAGGCGGTGCTGTCGGTGCTCACCCCGGACGCGGTGCGCAAGGCGATCGCGAATGCCGACACGGCGGCGCTCACCCGGGTGCCGGGGATCGGCAAGAAGGGCGCCGAGCGGCTGGTGCTGGAGTTGCGGGACCGGGTCGGGCCGGTGCCGGTGGGTGCCGACGGCGCGGCCGGGGTGACCGCCGGGGCGTGGCCGGAACAGGTCCGGCAGGCGTTGGTCGGGCTGGGCTGGACCGCCGGGCAGGCCGACCAGGCGGTGGCCGCCGTGGCGGAGAGCCTGGACGGCCCGCCGCCGCCGGTCCCGGTGCTGCTCAAGCAGGCAATCAGGCTGTTGGGTAAGAGCCGGTGA
- a CDS encoding type II toxin-antitoxin system VapB family antitoxin, which produces MAATHLHLDEDLLTEAAAALGTTTERETVTDALRQVVRVSRERRRRALADLQEIAASGGFHLDRLDGLDR; this is translated from the coding sequence ATGGCCGCGACGCACCTGCATCTTGATGAGGACCTGTTGACGGAAGCCGCTGCCGCGTTGGGCACGACCACGGAGCGGGAGACGGTGACCGACGCTCTCCGGCAGGTGGTGAGAGTAAGCCGCGAACGGCGGCGACGAGCACTGGCTGACCTGCAGGAGATCGCCGCCTCCGGTGGCTTCCACCTCGACCGCCTCGATGGACTCGACCGGTGA
- the ruvC gene encoding crossover junction endodeoxyribonuclease RuvC, producing MRVLGVDPGLTRCGVGVVEGVPGRPCRLVAYHVVQTDPADDLPDRLLHLDERLTALVAEHQPRSVAVERVFSQHNVRTVMGTAQASAVAVLAGARAGLPVRTYTPSEVKAAVTGSGQADKAQVTAMVTRLLRLDRPPRPADAADALALAICHIWRGGTHDRLAAAQRAARSGGAR from the coding sequence GTGCGGGTGCTCGGGGTCGACCCTGGCCTGACCAGGTGCGGGGTCGGCGTGGTGGAGGGCGTGCCGGGTCGGCCGTGCCGGCTGGTCGCGTACCACGTGGTGCAGACCGACCCGGCCGACGACCTGCCGGACCGACTGTTGCACCTCGATGAGCGGCTGACCGCCCTGGTCGCCGAGCATCAGCCGCGCAGCGTGGCGGTCGAGCGGGTGTTCAGCCAGCACAACGTGCGTACCGTGATGGGCACCGCGCAGGCCAGCGCGGTGGCCGTGCTGGCCGGCGCGCGGGCCGGGCTGCCGGTGCGGACCTACACCCCGAGTGAGGTGAAGGCGGCGGTGACCGGTTCCGGCCAGGCCGACAAGGCCCAGGTGACCGCGATGGTCACCCGGCTGCTGCGGCTGGACCGCCCACCGCGCCCGGCGGACGCCGCCGACGCGCTCGCCCTGGCGATCTGCCACATCTGGCGAGGTGGTACGCATGACCGGCTGGCCGCCGCACAGCGGGCGGCCCGGAGCGGAGGTGCCCGATGA
- the pdxS gene encoding pyridoxal 5'-phosphate synthase lyase subunit PdxS, whose translation MSETPAAQVAAPGAVAPASVTGTARVKRGMAEMLKGGVIMDVVTPEQAKIAEDAGAVAVMALERVPADIRAQGGVSRMSDPDMIDGIIEAVSIPVMAKARIGHFVEAQVLQALGVDYVDESEVLTPADFANHIDKWAFTVPFVCGATNLGEALRRITEGAAMIRSKGEAGTGDVSNATTHMRRIGAEIRRLTSLSPDELYVAAKELQAPYDLVREVAETGKLPVVLFTAGGIATPADAAMMMQLGAEGVFVGSGIFKSGNPAQRAAAIVKATTFHDDPDVLAKVSRGLGEAMVGINVDDIPVPHRLAERGW comes from the coding sequence GTGTCCGAGACCCCCGCTGCTCAGGTCGCCGCCCCGGGTGCCGTCGCGCCCGCCTCCGTCACCGGTACCGCCCGGGTCAAGCGCGGCATGGCCGAGATGCTCAAGGGCGGCGTGATCATGGACGTGGTCACGCCCGAGCAGGCGAAGATCGCCGAGGACGCCGGGGCAGTCGCGGTGATGGCCCTGGAACGGGTGCCCGCCGACATCCGTGCCCAGGGCGGTGTGTCCCGGATGAGCGACCCAGACATGATCGACGGCATCATCGAAGCGGTCTCCATCCCGGTGATGGCCAAGGCCCGGATCGGACACTTCGTCGAGGCCCAGGTGCTGCAGGCGCTCGGCGTGGACTATGTCGACGAGTCCGAGGTCCTCACCCCGGCCGACTTCGCCAACCACATCGACAAGTGGGCGTTCACCGTGCCGTTCGTCTGCGGGGCGACCAACCTCGGTGAGGCGCTGCGCCGGATCACCGAGGGCGCCGCGATGATCCGCTCCAAGGGCGAGGCCGGCACCGGCGACGTCTCCAACGCCACCACCCACATGCGGCGCATCGGCGCCGAGATCCGCCGGCTGACCTCCCTGTCACCCGACGAGCTGTACGTCGCGGCGAAGGAGCTGCAGGCCCCGTACGACCTGGTCCGGGAGGTCGCCGAGACCGGGAAGCTGCCGGTGGTGCTGTTCACCGCCGGCGGTATCGCCACCCCGGCGGACGCGGCGATGATGATGCAGCTCGGCGCCGAGGGGGTCTTCGTCGGCTCCGGCATCTTCAAGTCCGGCAACCCTGCCCAGCGGGCGGCGGCGATCGTCAAGGCCACCACATTCCACGACGACCCGGACGTGCTCGCGAAGGTCTCCCGTGGGCTCGGCGAGGCGATGGTCGGCATCAACGTCGACGACATCCCGGTGCCGCACCGTCTCGCTGAGCGCGGCTGGTGA
- a CDS encoding DUF4352 domain-containing protein — translation MANRKLGTAVAQIAVLGVLGLIATGCSSTEGTPSSSVEEAAAPSQADEPADGADAGGDTSTAADPLPFTEELNGRRLTIESFGTSAAGSPLWEVGEGNEVLYLQVKIENVDAEPWESNVVQFFLLDESDETYAPSFYDAEVGEAPDAVTLAPGDSVEGYVPFEVPAGTTGLRLEYAVDLSQNAVIDVQLN, via the coding sequence ATGGCCAACAGGAAACTCGGTACCGCAGTTGCCCAGATCGCCGTGCTCGGCGTACTCGGGCTCATCGCCACAGGCTGTTCATCGACGGAGGGGACGCCGTCGTCGAGCGTCGAGGAAGCAGCGGCGCCGTCGCAGGCCGACGAACCGGCCGACGGCGCCGATGCCGGCGGTGACACCAGCACCGCGGCGGATCCACTCCCGTTCACCGAGGAACTCAACGGCCGCAGGCTCACCATCGAATCGTTCGGCACCTCCGCCGCCGGCTCCCCACTGTGGGAGGTCGGCGAGGGCAACGAGGTGCTGTACCTCCAGGTGAAGATCGAGAACGTCGACGCCGAACCCTGGGAGTCGAACGTCGTGCAGTTCTTCCTCCTCGACGAGTCGGACGAGACCTACGCGCCGTCCTTCTACGACGCCGAGGTCGGGGAAGCCCCGGACGCGGTCACCCTCGCCCCCGGTGATTCGGTCGAGGGGTACGTCCCGTTCGAGGTCCCCGCCGGCACCACCGGCCTGCGTCTGGAGTACGCGGTCGACCTGAGCCAGAACGCGGTCATCGACGTACAGCTGAACTGA
- a CDS encoding glycosyltransferase family 4 protein, translating into MRIGIVCPYSFDVPGGVQNHVVDLAEALIDLGHEVSVLAPADEDAALPPYVVAAGRSVPVPYNGSVARVSFGPVVTARVRRWLNRGQFDVLHVHEPFALSVSLLAVLCARGPVVATFHTAMTRSRALAAAQGMLQLVLEKITARIAVSALARRVQVEHLDGGAVEIPNGVAVAKYANAEPLPGWPGDCGPGTGGTLGFLGRFTEPRKGFGLLREAFVALAPDRPGLRLLVAGPGRPDDLYAAVPAGLRDRVTFLGLVSEPDKARMLRSVHLYVAPNIGGESFGMILTEAMAAGAAVVASDLDAFRRVLDDGRAGELFPTGDPVALRRAVARLLDDAPRREALADHARQVVATFDWPAVARQVLEVYAAAIEATDGRVLYQEWAEPP; encoded by the coding sequence GTGCGGATCGGCATCGTGTGCCCGTACTCCTTCGACGTCCCCGGAGGGGTGCAGAACCACGTCGTCGACCTCGCTGAGGCGCTGATCGATCTCGGCCACGAGGTGAGCGTGCTGGCACCGGCGGACGAGGACGCCGCGCTGCCGCCGTACGTGGTGGCCGCCGGCCGCTCGGTGCCGGTGCCGTACAACGGCTCGGTGGCCCGGGTGAGTTTCGGCCCGGTGGTCACCGCCCGGGTCCGGCGCTGGCTCAACCGTGGCCAGTTCGACGTACTGCACGTGCACGAGCCGTTCGCGCTCAGCGTCAGCCTGCTCGCGGTGCTCTGCGCCCGGGGTCCGGTGGTGGCCACCTTCCACACCGCGATGACCAGGTCCCGGGCGCTGGCCGCCGCGCAGGGCATGCTGCAGCTGGTGCTGGAGAAGATCACCGCCCGGATCGCGGTGTCGGCGCTGGCCCGCAGGGTGCAGGTCGAACACCTCGACGGCGGCGCGGTGGAGATCCCCAACGGGGTGGCGGTGGCGAAGTACGCCAACGCCGAGCCGCTGCCCGGCTGGCCGGGTGACTGCGGTCCGGGCACCGGCGGCACGCTCGGCTTCCTCGGCCGGTTCACCGAGCCGCGCAAGGGCTTCGGTCTGCTCCGTGAGGCGTTCGTCGCGCTGGCCCCGGACCGCCCGGGCCTGCGGCTGCTGGTGGCCGGTCCGGGCCGGCCCGACGACCTGTACGCCGCCGTCCCGGCCGGGCTGCGCGACCGGGTGACCTTCCTCGGGCTGGTGTCGGAGCCGGACAAGGCCCGGATGCTGCGCAGCGTGCACCTCTACGTCGCGCCGAACATCGGCGGTGAGTCGTTCGGCATGATCCTCACCGAGGCGATGGCCGCCGGCGCGGCGGTGGTCGCCAGTGACCTGGACGCGTTCCGCCGGGTGCTCGACGACGGCCGGGCCGGGGAACTGTTCCCCACCGGTGACCCGGTGGCGCTGCGCCGGGCCGTCGCCCGGCTGCTGGACGACGCGCCGCGCCGGGAAGCGCTCGCCGACCACGCCCGGCAGGTGGTGGCGACCTTCGACTGGCCCGCGGTGGCCCGCCAGGTGCTGGAGGTGTACGCCGCCGCGATCGAAGCCACCGACGGGCGGGTGCTCTACCAGGAGTGGGCGGAGCCACCATGA
- a CDS encoding DUF397 domain-containing protein, which produces MDVTTPSWRKSTRSNGSSNCVEVADNLPGRVHVRDTKDRDGGTLTFHPAVWSRFVEVAKTHS; this is translated from the coding sequence ATGGACGTGACCACGCCGAGCTGGCGCAAGTCGACCCGCAGCAACGGCAGCAGCAACTGTGTCGAGGTCGCCGACAATCTTCCCGGCCGCGTCCACGTCCGGGACACCAAGGACCGCGATGGCGGCACCCTGACCTTCCACCCGGCCGTCTGGTCCCGATTCGTCGAGGTGGCGAAGACGCACAGCTGA
- the ruvB gene encoding Holliday junction branch migration DNA helicase RuvB, with protein MSGDVEGLVSAYASDAERDAEVSVRPRRLAEFIAQHRVRDQLDLLLRGAMGRGAPPDHILLSGPPGLGKTTLANIVAAELGSGIRVTSGPAIERSGDLAAILTSLAEGDVLFIDEIHRIARPAEELLYSAMEDFRVDVVVGKGPGATAIPLDVEPFTLVGATTRAGLLTGPMRDRFGFVAHLDFYESTELEVLLTRSAGILAVPITPDGAAEIAGRSRGTPRIANRLLRRVRDYAEVRAAGVVDRDTARAALAVYDVDELGLDRLDRSVLTALIGSFGGGPVGLSTLAVAVGEQPDTVEEVCEPFLVRAGLLARTPRGRVATEATWRHFGRVPPPGTLGGPAVPGVQSRAGTAGGMVSNMPDLFSDEA; from the coding sequence GTGAGTGGCGACGTCGAGGGCCTGGTGTCGGCGTACGCCAGCGACGCCGAACGCGACGCGGAGGTCAGCGTCCGGCCGCGCCGGCTGGCCGAGTTCATCGCCCAGCACCGGGTCCGCGACCAGCTGGACCTGCTGCTGCGGGGCGCGATGGGCCGGGGCGCGCCGCCGGACCACATTCTGCTCAGCGGCCCGCCGGGGCTGGGCAAGACGACGCTGGCCAACATCGTCGCCGCTGAGCTGGGTTCGGGTATCCGGGTGACCAGTGGGCCGGCGATCGAGCGCTCCGGTGACCTGGCGGCGATCCTGACCAGCCTGGCCGAGGGCGACGTGCTGTTCATCGACGAGATCCACCGGATCGCTCGGCCGGCCGAGGAACTGCTCTACAGCGCGATGGAGGACTTCCGGGTCGACGTGGTGGTCGGCAAGGGGCCGGGCGCGACGGCGATTCCGCTGGACGTGGAGCCGTTCACCCTGGTCGGTGCGACCACCCGGGCCGGTCTGCTGACCGGGCCGATGCGGGACCGGTTCGGGTTCGTCGCGCATCTGGACTTCTACGAGTCGACCGAGCTGGAGGTGCTGCTGACCCGGTCAGCGGGGATTCTCGCGGTGCCGATCACGCCGGACGGGGCGGCGGAGATCGCCGGCCGGTCCCGGGGGACTCCGCGGATCGCCAACCGGCTGCTGCGCCGGGTCCGCGACTACGCCGAGGTGCGGGCGGCCGGGGTGGTCGACCGGGATACCGCCCGGGCGGCGTTGGCCGTGTACGACGTCGACGAGCTGGGTCTGGACCGGCTGGACCGGTCGGTGCTGACCGCGTTGATCGGCTCGTTCGGTGGCGGCCCGGTCGGGTTGTCCACCCTGGCGGTGGCGGTGGGGGAGCAGCCGGACACGGTCGAGGAGGTCTGCGAGCCGTTCCTGGTGCGGGCGGGGCTGCTGGCCCGTACCCCCCGGGGGCGGGTGGCGACCGAGGCGACCTGGCGGCATTTCGGCCGGGTGCCGCCGCCGGGAACGCTCGGCGGTCCGGCCGTGCCGGGTGTTCAGTCCCGGGCCGGTACGGCAGGCGGCATGGTGTCCAATATGCCTGATTTATTCTCGGATGAGGCTTAA